In Panulirus ornatus isolate Po-2019 chromosome 9, ASM3632096v1, whole genome shotgun sequence, one genomic interval encodes:
- the LOC139750088 gene encoding uncharacterized protein — translation RERERERERERERERERRERERERERERERERERERERERERERERERERERERERERERERERERERERERERERERERERERERERERERERERERERERERERERERERERERERERERERERERERERERERESNRQSLSISRTLRWPKNQHSIDSKMVYS, via the exons agagagagagagagagagagagagagagagagagagagagagagagagaga agagagagagagagagagagagagagagagagagagagagagagagagagagagagagagagagagagagagagagagagagagagagagagagagagagagagagagagagagagagagagagagagagagagagagagagagagagagagagagagagagagagagagagagagagagagagagagagagagagagagagagagagagagagagagagagagagagagagagagagagagagagagagagagagagagagagagagagagagagagagagagagagagagagagagagagagagagagagagagagagagagagagagagagagagagagagagagagagagagagagagcaatcgcCAATCACTGTCCATTTCAAGAACATTAAGATGGCCTAAGAATCAACATAGCATCGATAGCAAGATGGTTTATAGTTGA